Sequence from the Cetobacterium ceti genome:
TTGCTTATCATCAAGTTCATTTAATTCTTTAGCCAATTCTGTATTTCCATATATTTTTTTTATATTATTTCCATTTCCAATAATAATATGTCCGTTGTTATTATTATTTTGAATAGTTAATTTTTCATTACATTCTTTTAGTTGCTTTTCCATCTCTTTTAATTTTTCTTCATATTTATTTTTTTCAAAATCTTCTTCATTTAAATATCCTACAATTTTATATAATTCTTTATAATCAATTCTTAATCCTTCTGCTATTTTTTTTAATAAAAAAGGATTTATTTTTAATACTTTTCCATTTTCTAATCGAGAAAGTAAAGAACTTACAACATCTACTTTTATAGCAAGTTGATTTAATCCAAAT
This genomic interval carries:
- a CDS encoding helix-turn-helix domain-containing protein — its product is MNDYIVPEKNRIKLGKYLKDKREINGFGLNQLAIKVDVVSSLLSRLENGKVLKINPFLLKKIAEGLRIDYKELYKIVGYLNEEDFEKNKYEEKLKEMEKQLKECNEKLTIQNNNNNGHIIIGNGNNIKKIYGNTELAKELNELDDKQKEKVLKFINEYIK